tatgcaaataaattaaGCAATTAAAACAGTTAATTATGCAATTGCATCTAAATGATTTGAATGTCAGGGGTTCGGgttttgataattttttaaCGCAGGTTCAGTTCAGTTGCACAAAATCTGCGCTCAAATTATGATTAGTATTAAAACAGTTTATGGGCTTGTTTTGGGGACAGTAAAGTGAATTATTTCCATTATGTAGatggaaataattataaaaataagtGCAATATTTCCTCACTTTCATCTGCAGAAATGAAACATACTGCGTGAGCGGAAGCATCCAGTTACACGTTTATCCGTCCGACGCTGTGGACGCGCAGATTCTGGCCTATCCCATCTCAGCCAGGGTGGGAGAAAAGCTCAAATTTACATGTCCGTCAATAAGTTATTTCAACACGACAGGGAGACTGATCGAGTGGTTTAAGGTGAGTGGTGAATCCCTGGTTAACCGTGGAAATATGTTTCTGTAAACTGAGCAGGTTCCTTAATGTTCCTGATGCCCCCTGACAGAATTGCAGCTCCACTGGCCTCCAGCTGGTCCCCTTCCCGCAGAGCAACGGACCGCTGTTGATCCCAGCCGTGAATCGATCCCACGCAGGAGCGTACATGTGTGTGCTCAGGGTGCTCATCGATAACCAGCAGTTTAAAGTCAGCAGAATCGTCCAGCTCAGTGTGGAAGGTGAGCAGCAGCACCAGGATGAAGAGAAAAACCTGCCCATTCACATTTAAAGTGtgactgctttttaaaaaaataattaaatagttaattaaatgaaattgacAAGAGATCACCACTACCTTTGAGTAATAATCCCGTCGATTCATTGACTATGACGTTAATTCCCTGATAATAAACCGTGATTCTTAAGGGCgtctgccccctagtggccaaaTAGGTGCAACACACTGGTTTCGTTCAAACTCACTCATGACAcgtaaaaatcacaaaacacgTGGTTAAGTTGTTTGAATGGTTTTTATTGAGTGTAATAGATGTTTGTAGACGTcacttgtttgtgtgcatgtctaAATATGTGGATATGTGTGAAGGTCTGGACCCTGCAGATGGCACAACTCCTGCAGCTTCCAACCCGACCGTGACTTCTGACCCTGggctgagcagcagcttcagcacaACTGGGAGTGAGTATTTTAAATCATGTCTCGATTTAAACCACATGTTGCCAAGGAGAAATCAAAACTGACATAATAGAAATTGTCATCTCTATACAGCTCCTGTAATTCTCCCACCTGTGATTGTATCGCCACTGAATGGAACCATTTTTGAAAGTTTTCACGGTGAGCGAggattttataaatatatataaaaataaaatatataaatatattatatagatatataaatatagttAAGGACAGgtatcaatttatttatttatttgatttaatctCCAACTTCTTTTAGGTTCGGGCCTGCAGTTCTTTTGCGAGGTGATCACTGGCTGTCCAATGGCAGATGCCACTGTCGTCACGTGGCTGATTGACGGCCAATCAGTGGAGGAATCTTATCTCAATGGGCGGGCCCTGCAGGGAGGAAGAAGGTAATTGGTTGATTTGTTTAGCCTGCAATTAGGAGACCACAGACTGCCGATCAAATATGGGAAATAACTATAATGGcctcagagaagaaagagacaacattaaaatgatagatgactaatttaaaaaaatactaaaatataaTTACTATTACATAAAACATTCTGCCTGGTTCGAAGTCATCTGACTAAGTAATACCATAATGAGAGATGTTGGGGTCTTCCTCCTCGTTTCCAGGGTAACCAGGTTGCCTGATGGGTGCCACATTGAGCTGAGGCTGATCATTGTGAAGGTGACCGAGGAAGACGTGGAGACACGGCTGAAGTGTGTCACTCACAACAAGGGCGGGACGCAGGAAGTTGTCACACGGCTTCAGCTGGAAGGTgagcgttgtgtgtgtgtgtgtgtgtgtgtgtgtgtgtgtgtgtgtgtgtgtgtgtgtgtgtgtgtacgtcgAACACAATAATAACCCCAGTCTCCACGTTAATTTCATTAACTTCTCTCATCTGTCTTCTCAGACTCCACGTCTACATGGCTGGTGGTCACCAGTGTGGCCGTGCTCTGTTTCCTCACGGTGGTTTCCATCTTCCTCTACGTCCTCTTCAAACCTAAGGGGAAAAGGAAAATGGATTACATTTTGGCCCGGCAGAACAGCACCT
This window of the Antennarius striatus isolate MH-2024 chromosome 12, ASM4005453v1, whole genome shotgun sequence genome carries:
- the LOC137605099 gene encoding interleukin-1 receptor type 2, whose product is MILLVLMLIGGVMDCVYGRPQLPPLPMRNGCHLVNRELGVFRVGGEAVILSFPKFERVLRVRGIAPPTANYVITSANGTDDVSYQGEGRVQQRHKQLWFLPAQASDSGKYVCTYRNETYCVSGSIQLHVYPSDAVDAQILAYPISARVGEKLKFTCPSISYFNTTGRLIEWFKNCSSTGLQLVPFPQSNGPLLIPAVNRSHAGAYMCVLRVLIDNQQFKVSRIVQLSVEGLDPADGTTPAASNPTVTSDPGLSSSFSTTGTPVILPPVIVSPLNGTIFESFHGSGLQFFCEVITGCPMADATVVTWLIDGQSVEESYLNGRALQGGRRVTRLPDGCHIELRLIIVKVTEEDVETRLKCVTHNKGGTQEVVTRLQLEDSTSTWLVVTSVAVLCFLTVVSIFLYVLFKPKGKRKMDYILARQNSTF